The Lepus europaeus isolate LE1 chromosome 21, mLepTim1.pri, whole genome shotgun sequence genome has a window encoding:
- the LOC133750580 gene encoding zinc finger protein 345-like isoform X2 — MIAFEDLAVYFTWEEWQKMNNTQKTLYRDVMLETYSSLFSLGHCTTKPDLIFKLEQGEEPWMVDECLNQSLSVVMKRDDLIRINQKSKDKNLNQDFMKNNKTSAHKRVELRKTLSLNSSHMPTLIIKKGTYSRLNPEECNKCHTVYPPSGPGQLQAEEKFDNTKIPGKSLQFCEPLGQHDNIHIMKQPFGPTGQAKVFTRKMFCKSERVHMAENCNKSTVTFGKATQIEKAIYENSSLNMHQQAHTRKKFYKYIRYVEPVIHQSHLAINQRLNTREKLYTWNSCGKSVSINSPYECNDCGKAFGQKSVLRKHQQIHTGEKAHECSDCGKAFTEKSYLINHQQIHTGEKPHKCLHCGRGFQWKSHLILHQRIHTGEKPYECNDCGKAFRQKSGLVLHQRIHTGEKHYECNECGKGFGYKSALMLHQRIHTGEKPHKCNDCGKAFGRKSGLMLHQRIHTGEKPHKCNDCGKTFGRMSGLIVHQRIHTGEKPHKCNDCGKAFGRQSNLIAHQRIHTGEKPYECNDCGKAFRHKSGFMLHQRIHTGEKPHECNDCGKTFGQKSGLMLHQRIHTGEKPHKCNDCGKTFGRMSGLIVHQRIHTGEKPHKCNDCGKAFGRKSNLILHQRIHTGEKHYECNDCGKAFRQKSGLIVHQRIHTGEKPHECNDCGKTFGRKSGLIVHQQIHTGEKPHKCNDCGKAFGRKSSLIIHQRIHTGENLHKCNDCGKAFGGKSHLIIHQRIHTGEKPHKCNDCGKAFTQKSHLMVHQRIYTVKKLMNVMTVEKPLDECQTSSYISEFTQGRNLMNVMTVEKPLDESQTS; from the exons atgatagcatttgaagacctggctgtgtactttacgtgggaggaatggcagaaaatGAACAACACTCAGAAAACCCTGtacagagatgtgatgctggagacctacagcagcctcttctccttgg ggcactgcactaccaaacctgacttgatcttcaagttggagcaaggagaagAGCCATGGATGGTGGATGAATGCTTGAATCAGAGCCTTtcag tggtcATGAAAAGGGATGACCTGATTAGGATCAACCAGAAAAGTAAggacaaaaatctgaatcaggattttatgaaaaataacaagacatcagctcacaagagagttgaattaagaaaaacccTTAGTTTAAATTCAAGCCATATGCCAACACTGATTATTAAAAAGGGAACCTATTCACGATTGAATCCTGAGGAATGCAATAAATGTCACACTGTGTATCCCCCCAGTGGGCCTGGTCAACTACAGGCTGAAGAGAAATTTGATAATACTAAGATACCTGGAAAATCTCTCCAGTTCTGTGAACCTCTTGGTCAGCATGACAATATTCACAtcatgaagcagccatttggacccactggacaagcaaaagtcttcacaagaaagatgttctgtaaatctgagagggttcacatggcagaaaactgtaataaatcaactgtcacttttggaaaagcaactcaaatagaaaaagctatCTATGAAAATTCTAGCCTCAATATGCATCAACAAgctcacacaagaaagaaattttataagtacattagGTATGTTGAACCTGTCATTCACCAGTCACATCTTGCAATAAATCAGAGACTAAATACTAGGGAAAAACTTTACACATGGAACTCTTGTGGAAAATCAGTCAGTATTAattcaccttatgaatgtaatgactgtggaaaagcctttggacaaaagtcagtcctcaggaaacatcagcaaattcacacaggggagaaagctCATGAATgtagtgactgtggaaaagcctttacagaaaagtcataCCTTATAAaccatcagcaaattcacacaggggagaaacctcataaatgccTTCATTGTGGAAGAGGCTTTCAGTGGAAGTCACACCTCAtattacaccagagaattcacacaggggagaaaccctatgaatgtaatgactgtggaaaagcctttcgaCAAAAGTCAGGCCTCGTActgcaccagagaattcacacaggggagaaacactatgaatgtaatgaatgtggaaaaggcTTTGGATACAAGTCAGCCCTCATgctacaccagagaattcacacaggggagaaacctcataaatgtaatgactgtggaaaagcatttggacgaAAGTCAGGCCTCATgctacaccagagaattcacacaggggagaaacctcataaatgtaatgattgtggaaaaacctttggacGAATGTCAGGCCTCATtgtacaccagcgaattcacacaggggagaaacctcataaatgtaatgactgtggaaaagcatttggaagacAGTCAAACCTCATCgcgcaccagagaattcacacaggggagaaaccctatgaatgtaatgactgtggaaaagcctttcgaCACAAGTCAGGCTTCATgctacaccagagaattcacacaggggagaaacctcatgaatgtaatgactgtggaaaaacctttggacaaaagtcaggcctcatgctacaccagagaattcacacaggggagaaacctcataaatgtaatgattgtggaaaaacctttggacGAATGTCAGGCCTCATtgtacaccagcgaattcacacaggggagaaacctcataaatgtaatgactgtggaaaagcatttggaagaaagtcaAACCTCAtattacaccagagaattcacacaggggagaaacactatgaatgtaatgactgtggaaaagcctttcgaCAAAAGTCAGGCCTCATTGTACACCAGaggattcacacaggggagaaacctcatgaatgtaatgactgtggaaaaacctttggacgaaagtcaggcctcatcgtacaccagcaaattcacacaggggagaaacctcataaatgtaatgactgtggaaaagcatttggacgaaagtcaagcctcatcatacaccagcgaattcacacaggggagaatcttcataaatgtaatgactgtggaaaagcctttggaggaaagtcacacctcatcatacaccagcgaattcacacaggagagaaacctcataaatgtaatgactgtggaaaagcctttacacaaaagtcacacctcatgGTGCACCAGAGAATTTACACAGTGAAGAaactcatgaatgtaatgactgtggaaaagcctttggacgaatgtcagacctcatcatacatcagcgaattcacacagggcagaaacctcatgaatgtaatgactgtggaaaaacctttggatGAAAGTCAGACATCATGA
- the LOC133750580 gene encoding zinc finger protein 345-like isoform X1 has product MLCRLVTAESPSTLVHSLVIFACPLQVRQGLWTQETEAHSKVMIAFEDLAVYFTWEEWQKMNNTQKTLYRDVMLETYSSLFSLGHCTTKPDLIFKLEQGEEPWMVDECLNQSLSVVMKRDDLIRINQKSKDKNLNQDFMKNNKTSAHKRVELRKTLSLNSSHMPTLIIKKGTYSRLNPEECNKCHTVYPPSGPGQLQAEEKFDNTKIPGKSLQFCEPLGQHDNIHIMKQPFGPTGQAKVFTRKMFCKSERVHMAENCNKSTVTFGKATQIEKAIYENSSLNMHQQAHTRKKFYKYIRYVEPVIHQSHLAINQRLNTREKLYTWNSCGKSVSINSPYECNDCGKAFGQKSVLRKHQQIHTGEKAHECSDCGKAFTEKSYLINHQQIHTGEKPHKCLHCGRGFQWKSHLILHQRIHTGEKPYECNDCGKAFRQKSGLVLHQRIHTGEKHYECNECGKGFGYKSALMLHQRIHTGEKPHKCNDCGKAFGRKSGLMLHQRIHTGEKPHKCNDCGKTFGRMSGLIVHQRIHTGEKPHKCNDCGKAFGRQSNLIAHQRIHTGEKPYECNDCGKAFRHKSGFMLHQRIHTGEKPHECNDCGKTFGQKSGLMLHQRIHTGEKPHKCNDCGKTFGRMSGLIVHQRIHTGEKPHKCNDCGKAFGRKSNLILHQRIHTGEKHYECNDCGKAFRQKSGLIVHQRIHTGEKPHECNDCGKTFGRKSGLIVHQQIHTGEKPHKCNDCGKAFGRKSSLIIHQRIHTGENLHKCNDCGKAFGGKSHLIIHQRIHTGEKPHKCNDCGKAFTQKSHLMVHQRIYTVKKLMNVMTVEKPLDECQTSSYISEFTQGRNLMNVMTVEKPLDESQTS; this is encoded by the exons gtgatgatagcatttgaagacctggctgtgtactttacgtgggaggaatggcagaaaatGAACAACACTCAGAAAACCCTGtacagagatgtgatgctggagacctacagcagcctcttctccttgg ggcactgcactaccaaacctgacttgatcttcaagttggagcaaggagaagAGCCATGGATGGTGGATGAATGCTTGAATCAGAGCCTTtcag tggtcATGAAAAGGGATGACCTGATTAGGATCAACCAGAAAAGTAAggacaaaaatctgaatcaggattttatgaaaaataacaagacatcagctcacaagagagttgaattaagaaaaacccTTAGTTTAAATTCAAGCCATATGCCAACACTGATTATTAAAAAGGGAACCTATTCACGATTGAATCCTGAGGAATGCAATAAATGTCACACTGTGTATCCCCCCAGTGGGCCTGGTCAACTACAGGCTGAAGAGAAATTTGATAATACTAAGATACCTGGAAAATCTCTCCAGTTCTGTGAACCTCTTGGTCAGCATGACAATATTCACAtcatgaagcagccatttggacccactggacaagcaaaagtcttcacaagaaagatgttctgtaaatctgagagggttcacatggcagaaaactgtaataaatcaactgtcacttttggaaaagcaactcaaatagaaaaagctatCTATGAAAATTCTAGCCTCAATATGCATCAACAAgctcacacaagaaagaaattttataagtacattagGTATGTTGAACCTGTCATTCACCAGTCACATCTTGCAATAAATCAGAGACTAAATACTAGGGAAAAACTTTACACATGGAACTCTTGTGGAAAATCAGTCAGTATTAattcaccttatgaatgtaatgactgtggaaaagcctttggacaaaagtcagtcctcaggaaacatcagcaaattcacacaggggagaaagctCATGAATgtagtgactgtggaaaagcctttacagaaaagtcataCCTTATAAaccatcagcaaattcacacaggggagaaacctcataaatgccTTCATTGTGGAAGAGGCTTTCAGTGGAAGTCACACCTCAtattacaccagagaattcacacaggggagaaaccctatgaatgtaatgactgtggaaaagcctttcgaCAAAAGTCAGGCCTCGTActgcaccagagaattcacacaggggagaaacactatgaatgtaatgaatgtggaaaaggcTTTGGATACAAGTCAGCCCTCATgctacaccagagaattcacacaggggagaaacctcataaatgtaatgactgtggaaaagcatttggacgaAAGTCAGGCCTCATgctacaccagagaattcacacaggggagaaacctcataaatgtaatgattgtggaaaaacctttggacGAATGTCAGGCCTCATtgtacaccagcgaattcacacaggggagaaacctcataaatgtaatgactgtggaaaagcatttggaagacAGTCAAACCTCATCgcgcaccagagaattcacacaggggagaaaccctatgaatgtaatgactgtggaaaagcctttcgaCACAAGTCAGGCTTCATgctacaccagagaattcacacaggggagaaacctcatgaatgtaatgactgtggaaaaacctttggacaaaagtcaggcctcatgctacaccagagaattcacacaggggagaaacctcataaatgtaatgattgtggaaaaacctttggacGAATGTCAGGCCTCATtgtacaccagcgaattcacacaggggagaaacctcataaatgtaatgactgtggaaaagcatttggaagaaagtcaAACCTCAtattacaccagagaattcacacaggggagaaacactatgaatgtaatgactgtggaaaagcctttcgaCAAAAGTCAGGCCTCATTGTACACCAGaggattcacacaggggagaaacctcatgaatgtaatgactgtggaaaaacctttggacgaaagtcaggcctcatcgtacaccagcaaattcacacaggggagaaacctcataaatgtaatgactgtggaaaagcatttggacgaaagtcaagcctcatcatacaccagcgaattcacacaggggagaatcttcataaatgtaatgactgtggaaaagcctttggaggaaagtcacacctcatcatacaccagcgaattcacacaggagagaaacctcataaatgtaatgactgtggaaaagcctttacacaaaagtcacacctcatgGTGCACCAGAGAATTTACACAGTGAAGAaactcatgaatgtaatgactgtggaaaagcctttggacgaatgtcagacctcatcatacatcagcgaattcacacagggcagaaacctcatgaatgtaatgactgtggaaaaacctttggatGAAAGTCAGACATCATGA